The following DNA comes from Chloroflexota bacterium.
GCTCCAAGCTACGCTCTGCCGCGAAAAGATGCCGTAGGCATTGCGCCAAAGTATCAGGTCTTTCTCTTCCTCGGAAATAGCCGCGCCGTAGACTTTCGCCAGTTGTGACATGAACGAGCGGGGCGCGTTGAGATCGCTGCCGTAGACCACGCGGTCTGCTCCGGCGTGCTCAACGAGGGTTTCCGTGTAGCCGTTGGTGGCGTCGCCGCCGCCGATATCCATGAAGAGGTTTGGCACGCCTTGGGCGGCCTTGGCGCCGTACTCCATGTCACTGCCGGAGTGGCCGAAGAAGAAGGGAACGTCCGGATGGCGCAGCCCGGCCTCGCGCATGTCGAAGGGATTAGTCTCGCCGGGCATGTTGCCGGTCACCGCCATATAGGTGTGCTGAAGAACCGGCAGATTGTGTTCAGCAAGAACTTGATAGATGCATTCTAAACGCGAGTCGTTGGCTTTCACGCCAGTCCAGAGCTTCGCGCCCTGATGACCGTCCCAGGCCTTGACACGTCGCAGCAATTCGGCCTGCACTTCCTGCGGGTGGTAGGGGTTGAGATACCACATGGGTATCACGCAGTCGGGATTAGCGGAGGCTACCTTTAAGGTAAGGTCGTTGCAGGCGGCAATATACTCTGGCGTGGGCAGTGTCGGCGGATAATTGTCGTAGGCGTTGAGGACGTTGATGCACAGGATGACGCCCAGCCGCCGCGCCTTGCGCAACGAGACCGTGATCTCGTGGTCGTTCTTGACGTGGGAATGTACGTCAATGATCACGCGAGCGTCCTCCCCACCAACCGACTAACGGGCATCGCTTCAGATGCCGCAAAGCCCTTCGCACTCTTGCACCATCAGGTTGTCGTAGTCTTCGGTCGTGCTGAAGTCAATATCGGACAGAGGTTTCCTTGATCTATGCAGATAGGCTTGGCCCTTCTTAGTAATTGCGTTGCGAACTACGGGGACTTCTCTAAGCGCTCTGTCAACAAAAACAGCTTCCTGAAAAGAATCGGGATCGTTTTCTTTCAGCAACTTCCATTCTGCGTTGCTATGATATGGACAGCCGATGCAGGAGCTACGCGGTAAGTAGCGATCAGGATAATTTTGCTTGAACCAATTGAGGAGTTGGGCACGACTAAATCCAAGCTCGACCAATGGGAAGCGGTTGGTGGCCCATTCTTCTCTGCTGGGTTTCTGTCGCAGTGCCTCGTCGGCGCTTATACCCATCCACAACTCAACCTGGACATTCTTGGGAGCACGGCGATTAGGTGGAATCTGAAGTCTCTCCCGTAGATAGCGGTTGATTGGCTTTATCTTGTACTTAGAAGTGCACTGTCGCCGTGCAATAGCCGAACTCCCGTCAGGGTTGACAAGGAAAGCCGGAATTCCTAGATAGTTGTTTCCATCGGGACTAGTCCCATTCAGGATATTGTCCTTGATGTTGCCTGATCTAACTGTTATTACCTCGAAGGACAGTTGTGACTTTAACCATTCAAGATGCTCGTATACTGCTGGTGGTTCCCATCCAGTGTCCGCGAAAATAGCAACGTCGGGGCGAGGGAGTCCGTATTCACCCCTCTCGGCCATCAAAGCTAAAACAGTAGATTGAACGCCTGCCCCCAGACTTAGTGAACGAAACGGCTTACGATTGCGCAGTTTGGTCCGGTCACTCACTAGTTCAGGGTCGGTCATGACTTCTTCAACATGCTCAACGATATGTTTCCGAAGTAGTTCTCGGGGTAATGTATCGAGAAGTTGGGTGCCTGCAAGCAGGTTTAGCCGCCTGGTGAGGGCATATACTCCCTTATCAGCTTGAATCCCCTGCGCTTCTTTCAGAAGCGCACGCACTATTTCAGCAAGCACCAGAGGATGCCGCGTAAAATTATAGTCCATGAGTCTGTGATAGTGCCCCGCATACTCCGCAAAATCATCCAGCGCTTCTTGTGCGGTGAACGCCCCTCCTGAAGCCTCAGCAGCCTTGACTGCGGTGTACGCTATCCACCACGTACGCGACGCGGTGTTGCTTTCCCACAGAGCGCTGGACTGCGTAGAAACAAACCAATGATCTCTGATGTAGTTGGTTAGTTTAGTGTTCTTCTGTCTGCGCCATCGCTGCAGGCCATACGAGTGCAATCTGAAGTGAGTCATCCAGGCCCAGATTCGCTCGTCTGTGGCTGTGTTTGGAGTCATGCCAAACAGAGAGTTGTAGAAGTCCAATGCTTGCCTGTCTGCTCTGTTCGGGGGGCCATCTGCCACAGGTCTGAGGCTTATTGGGTGGTCTGAGAAAACACCCGTTTCTTCTGTAGGCTGAGTGACGCCCCGATTGTTCAGCAGCGCATCAAAATCTGCCTGCGGATCCAGCCACGTATCCGGGTTGTTTTCTGCTTCCTGTCGCAGTGTGTCATAGGCTTCCTGCGTCAGCCTGAGCACTGGAAATGAGTTGGCCATGTTCGGGCTACTCCTCAGCGTCTCGGTTGGTGAATGCTGTAAGAAGACGTCCAACTGGCCGCTCCATCAAAGTCTGAGCGTATTTGAGAGCGTTGTCTTGAACATCTTCATCATCCGCGGTAATGTTGTGCAATTCTAGAGCTTGTCTCATAGTGTAAGCCCACCGTGTGTTAGGGTAATCGGAAAGGTTTCGCAGTGCCTCTGTCACCGCGTGTAGGTAGATAGAAGGAAATAGCACCGCCACCTCTGTGCTCTCGGAAGCGTGCTGCCTAAGCGCCTCAACACGCTCCTTGTCTCCAGGGGCTACGTGGATTTTGATTCTGTCGTGGTCCAGGTCCACCTCGAAGGAGCCGCTCTCGATATTGGGGTCCTTGACCAGGTCCATAACTGAATACGGACTACCACCCTTTTCCAGAGTTATCCGAGTCGATTCTCCAACAGCAAGAATTGAAGCAGGGAGAATGGTAAAGCCAGAGGGCCTAATATCCCTAAACTCCTCAGCAAGTTCCTTAGAAACAAATCCTTCAATCTGCCGTGTAGCAACGACGTATGGTGTGAAGATCAACTCTTGAGCATAGTCACCAGCTTCCAAGAGTAGAATGTCGTCGTCTTGGTTGGACACATAGGTGTTACGGTTAGAAGTCTTGGTGCAGGCTATCAGGGCAACATACTGTGCTTTCTCACAAGAAATAAACTCGCGCAGGTACGGACTCGTAAGGTGATATTTGATTGTAAGGTTAATATGCTTCCCATTATTGAGCACGGCATCCGGTACAGTGGCGACGAATGTTGCATCGCCGTAGTCTTCCGTCCAAGAAGCGAGCAGAGGATGCGGCAATAGCCGGTCGTTCCATGTGATCATCGTCCCTATCCTAAGGTGAAGGCCTTGCCTTCAACGTCACGGTCAGCCACAATTCTGACCATGATGCGCTCGTTCGTGTTTGGAGCAAGTACAACGCAGCCGTCGTCGAGACTTGCACCCTGATTAGTTGGACTAACTACTGTCACGTCTGTAATGGAGATCTTTTCTTCCTGCTTCCGCTCGCTGCCCGCCAGCCTAAGGGCTAGGCGAATGGGAGCGTCTGCGGTGGTCGTAAACGCTACAACGACTTCACGCTTGCCAACTGGTATAATACGCGCGTTGCGTACTCTGGGGGGTCGCGCTGATTCTTCGCCCTGTTTCTTCCTCTTACGCTTTCCTCTCTTGCCTCCCTTACGTTCCTTTCTGCGGTCGATTTCTGTTTCGCCTTCGTCCGTATCACCTAGTCCGGTATCATCGGAGTCCGACTCATCCTCCAGCTGCGCCTGTGCCTGTGGCCCTCTAGTCCTAATGGTTTGGGTTATGAGTGCCTCATTGCCTGGAGCAGTTGGGTCCATCTCGTCAGGGAAGATTTCCGCCAACTCCTGCAAGTTAGTAGTGTCACCGTATTGTGCGATTTGCGCTTCCTTGTCAATGATGTTGCGGATGGAATCCCGGGTAATTCTTAAGCTCTCTTCGGCACGTCGTTGTTCTTTGGGTTCCCATAGTTCACCTGGTGACACCGAATCATGGCTAGGATTTTCCATTTCCCTGATCCATGCGTCGCCGTCGTCGGTTGCCGGCACTATCACTGCTGCGTAATCAGGCCACAGACTCCTGCCTCTTGGAGCTATTGGATTGGACTTCTGCTCCCTACTGTCAGTTACGAGCATACCGTTTCGGTTAACATAAGCCGTTCGCCTTGGACCTGAACCCATGATGAGGTGAACATTGAGAATGCCCACCTGCCCTAAATTCGGCGTCTGTATTGCTGCTTTGTCCCTAATAGCTCGGTAATAGTAGTGTGATGGCCGTTCTCTGGGAAAGAGATGATCCAGCGTCTCGTGAGACACAACTACCTTGTCAGACCCTGCTGGTGAAACATGCACTACAAGCCGCTTGTGGTGAATTGCATAGAAGAAATTCTCAATTACTGCTGACCTTACCTCGTTAACCCAATCTGTAGACCTGGGGTTGAAGCCCATGATGAAAACGCCTGTTCCGGTGCGGTCAAGTTTGAAGAAGCCTGGGATGTCCGTGCCGTGAATTGGGTCTCCTCTATTATCCCTATAGAAACCGATATGGCGAAGCACCCGGCTCGCTTTGCTTGGGTCGGGATGAGCCATCAGTGTCGCTTTGCCCTGGAGTTTATCCACCCTGCCTTCTTTCCCGCTTACGTAGCGGGTAGAATAAAACACGGTGCGTAGATCACTCACATTGAAGACCGCATTCTTTCCAATGCCGTATGAGCCACCAGGAGCGCCACCTGATTTCTTGACTCCACCCTCGCGGTTTACGAGTTCATCCCAATACTCTCCCTCCAATCCTGTAGTGCCAGAGTCAACGATCTGGAGACATTGGATCTGTTTCGACTTGAGAGCCTTCAACGCTCTCTCGTAAACCTTCCGTACCCTCGTTCGATCCTCACGCTTCGTTCTATCAAGACAGGCTGTCAAATGCTTCTTGAGACCCGTAGTATCAATAAGGTCTCCGCTAATCCTAGTTTCGGCGAATGTGACCTCCACAGGGGGCCTCTTCTGGGCATCAAGAGAATTCTGGATGACCTCTCGAACTAGCTTCGGAACAGGCGCATCACTAAAGTATGGGCTTGACGGATCCTGAACAACATCGCTTCCGCCGTTGTTTGGCGGAAACTGCCATGTGGCTTTTCTGTTCATATTATCTGGGAGTGCTCTCTACGGCTTCTTTTCCTAAACCAGCGCTTTCAATGCTTTAGGCTACAGCCCAACTATTCGTTAGTCAACATAGTAGCTGGCGATTGCCATTCTATACTGGGCGCGTAGTTCGCCCCGGCAGAACCGGCACCGGCGGTACCTGCTGCTGGGTTCCGGTGAACCCGGCCTCGGTGGCGCAGAGGGTGGCCTGCATGCTCTGCACCGCATCCTGGGTACTCACGATTGGTTTTTGGCCCGCGCAGGCGGTTCGCACAAAGTTTGCAAAGATGTCTTGTTGCTCCGGTAGCTCGGTGAGCTCCTGAGAGTCGTCCCAGCGATACAGCCATACTCTGCCGTCATGCGTGACTTCCGCCTGCCCCTCGGTGCCGAGGATTTTGAGTCGGTTGTCCATGCGACCCAGGCTCGGCGGCACCAGGCGGTGGTGCTCCATAACGGCGCTTACGCCGCCGTCCATGCGGAAGAGCACCTGCCCGACGTTATGGTAGTGGGCATCGTCCGGGCGGCCGATATTGGCTTCCGTGCCGATGACGCTCTGATACTCTCGGCCGGTGATCCAGCGCACGATGTCGATGTCGTGGATGAGCAAGTCGAGCACCGGGCCGGCGGAGAGCCGCCGGTCGAAGAACCACTCCGGCCGCACGCCGCGCCGCTCGGTGGCGGCTATGAGGGCGTATGCCAGCGCCACCTCGCCGATTTGGCCGCTTTGCACCACGTCACGGACTGCGCGGTACACGGGATTTCCCCGCCGGCTAAAGAGTTGGCCCATGTGGAGCGAGGAGTTCTGCTGCAGGATTGCGATAACCCGGTCCAGTTCTTGCTGGCTGGTCACCATCGGCTTCTCCGCAAGCACCGGGAAACCGGCTTCCAACGCAGCAATTACCGTCTCACCTTGGTGCACCGGCAACTGGAAGCTCGCGACCACGTCTATATCGTCTCGCGCCAACAGAGCGTGATAGTCATCATGCATGTCGGCACTGTACTTGCCCGCAAGTGCTGCGGCCTGCTCACCAGCGTTGGCAACCGCTGCAAGCACAATCTCGGGATCATTGTCCACGGCGCCAAACACTCGTTCGACGTGCTGTTCAAGTCCGATCAAACCCACACGATACGTCATGGCGGCCTCCTGTTTTCCCCTAATTGTGCGCACAGACACAGCAAGAAAACATCTCCACATAAGGCGGGTTCAGACAGGTTCGGCTGCAAGTGCTGAAGTCGCCCTAGTCCCCGGAGGATCGGCTTCCTGCTACAAGTCGAATTCGGCGGCTATTTGTCGGACGTAGGCAATGTCCTCCTGAAGCTGCGCGATTAGTTCAGCATACGAGAGTTCACGCCAACTCCACGCGCCTTGATATTCGGTGTGAAACGAAGCAAAGCCGCTGTAGCCTATCTGCTTGAGGTACTGTAATGCCTCGCGGTACGGGGTGATCCCTTCCTTTAAAGGTACAAACTTGCTTTCCCAGGTGACGATGCCGCTTGCCGGGTCCGTCTGGCCAAAGAGACCCACGTTCTTAAGGGAGAGCATGATAAGGCGATCAGCAATGAGGTCCAGGCTTTGCACCCAGCCACCATAGGCGCCTTCCAGTCCCATGTGCCCAAAGTCGGCGTAGATGCCCAACGCAGCCGGATTGAAGTCGGTCAGCAGGCGCTCCACTTGCATCGCTTCCGCGGACAAGCAGTAGCCGGCATGAACATGGACGCCTGCTTGCATTCCGTATTCGAGGCAGAGTTGCTCAATGCTCTCCAGATCGCGCCGCATTTCGTCGAGTTGCTGCCGCAGATGACCGAAGCCCCGGTAGTGATGGTAGCCAAGCTTGAGTTGGCTAATGCCGCAATCGCTCGCGACTGCGAAGACGTCACGGGCAAAAGGTGACTCGGCACTGGTGACATCCGTCGCAATCCAGCCGACTTCAAGCCCGTGCGCTCGGCAAGCCTCGACCGCCTTTGGCAGATCAAAGCGCACACGATCGGGAGTAACATGGCCGGCCGTGCCCGCGGCCGCCTCCGGCAGGTTGTGGCCGGCACTGCGCACGGTGAGTTCAACACCGTCCAGGCCCAAGTCGGTTATGGTAGCGGCCATCTCTTCTAATGAAAGGTGTTCAAGTCGCTTTGAGAATACTAGGTACTTCATCCGTCAAACCCCATAAACTTCACATGCAACGTTGGCCCTGGGAAGAGTCTCAGTCTTCTTCACACTTTGCAATCTTGGCAAGTATTCCGGCCCATTTACCGCTCTTTGGATTTAGTGTGACTATACGCTACTGACCTGCCTATACACAAAGCCTCATTCGTAGATCGAAACAGACAAGACAAATTCGGCGTTGCCTCGTAGTACAGTTGCAGAGCCCTCTTCGGGTGTGAGAGTCCAACTCTAGCTCTTAGCATATGGGCAATGGCAATTAGTCTTTTCTCAATCCCCGCCGAATTGAATTGTTGCTTTTGCCGTTGCCCACACGCCACCGGGCGGAGTACCATTGGGATGAGCGATAGACTCGCAAAGGAGTACTGATGGCACTCTCTGCAAACCGAACTCGTGCCTTAGTTCTCAGCTTGCTCACCGTTGTGGGCCTAATATTGGTATTAGGCTTTGCCGGAGTGCTCTACGACCGGATTCGCGGTGTCCCGGACTATCCGTCGCCCGAAATTGAAATGAGTGAAGAAGGAGACCCGGTTGTTAGCGTGCTCCCGAGTCGCGCCGAGCTTGGCGGGACCGTTTTCATCACCGGAGCGCACTGGCCGGAGGGTGCCCTCATCCGGCTCCAACTTACCTATCCCAACGGAGATTCGGCGGTTACGGTCGGCCACACGTGGGCGGATGCCTTCGGTACGTTTCGGGTCCCGTTCGTACTTCCGGTAGACCTCCCGCTGCTTGGTGAAAACGCATTGGTGTTGCAGGCCCGCGGTGAAACCCCCCGCGGCCGCGAGATCGATCTTGCACTCCCACTGCAGGTAACACGAACCGGTTGGCCGCTGGTAGTGGCAGTAACGGCCGGCAATGACGAGCCGCTCACCGGCGCACACGTTACCCTCTACGATGCCGTCGGTCAGCTTCTCGCCGAGGCGTTCACGCGGGATGACGGCAAGGCGACTATTCCAGAGGTGCCGTTGGGTTCTTACATCGTTGGCGTTCGTAAGATCGACTTTGCATTGGTGCGCGCCGAAGTAGAAGTGTCGCGGCGTGAAACGGAGCTCCCGGTCACCTTGCGCCCAAGTGTCGGAGGCCGTCTGTTTGTCGGCGGCATAGACAACTCACTTACACTCATTGATACTGCCAGCAACTTGCCTATCGCGCGCCTCGAGGATGTTTCACGCACTTACAGCCTCGTCCGTAGCGTGGACGGACGTTATCTCTACAGCGGCCGCTACGGGGGGGCGATAGTTCGCTTTGACGCTGCCACGGGCACTGAAGATGAAAGCTTCGAGATAAAGAGCGACTACGTTCAACCGACATTCTTAGTGCTGCGCCCTCGGGACGAGAATACGATGTACGGCCTCATGCGGTTCCAGGGAGACAATGATGATCGGATCTATCGTATTGTGGCAATCGACATGGAATCCAAGCGGGTTACGTCGAGTGCGACTGATATCCCCTCCTACGGGCAGCTCATCCTAACTCCGGACGGATCTCGCCTCATTCACGTCGGACACTTGAGTAAATCAATTACCGTCTTGAGCACGGACCCGCTAGCCGTGCTGCGCACAATTGACGTTAAGGAGAATCCGGGACGGAGTGTCATGGCCCCGGACGGCGCGCGGTTATTCACGACACTGATCGATTCCGGAGTCCTGGCAATCGTCAATATTCGCGAAGGAACAGTGGAGCAAGGCGCGACAACGAGCGCCGGCTCCGTCGCGCTTGCACTGCATCCCAGTGCAGAATACCTCTACGTGCTTAATGGAGTGCTGGGATACTGTCAGGTGCTCGATCCGGAGACCCTTCAGGTAATGGATACTTTTCCGGTGGGACAGCGGCCCCGGACAATGGCGCTCTCCAGCAATGGGCAATACCTCTACATCGCTGAAGAGAGCAACCCAACCATTCACGTAATCGACACGACAACCTACCAACAGGTCGATGCCATTGCGCTCTCAAGCAGGGCACGGACGTTGGAGGTCCCGAATTGAGAGCCGGCGGTCTCGCCATCCCAAATCGCCGCTGAGACCCATTTCCACGGACAGGATCCTGCTCCCCATCGTTTCTTTGCAGAAATCTAGCCAAGAGCTTGCAAGCTAAATCTCGCCGTGCTATACTAGGCCCGTAAGACCTCTCTACGTTCGTTTGTTCCCATTCAATCTTGCCTTTGCCGTATTTTACCTCGGCGAAAGACGTATGCGGTCTATTTGCGTCTCCATTTTCTCAACCCTGCTGATCTTCGTTTTTACCGCGTTAGGAATTCCCAGCAGCTTTGTACAAGCGGCGGGTCCACTCGCCGGTAAAGCCATAGTTATCGACCCTGGACATGGCGGCGAAGACCCGGGAGCAGTAGTCAATGGCTTTAGAGAAAAAGACGTTAATATCCAGATTGCCCTCAAGCTCAAGTCGCTCTTGGAGTCGGCTGGCGCAACCACAATCTATACCCGAGTTGATGACTCAACTTTGGGAACCAGCGCGAACCATCGCAGATCAGACTTGGAATCCCGCTTGCAGATTGCGAACGAGTCAAATGGAGACATCTTCGTTTCAATTCATGCGGACTCACTGGCGGATGCCTCACGAACGGGAGTGGTGGTTTTCTTTGGGCCGGAGAGTGGCTACCTCTACCCCCACACACGACCGCCAGAACTAATCGCCCAAAGTAGAAACCTTGCACGTAGAATTCGAGACAATCTTCAGCAGATCACCCGAGCAGATGACCGCGGCGTACGGTCCGTTCCGTACTACATCCTTGGCAAGATAAACCTGCCGGCAGTGATCGCGGAGGTTGGTACGTTGACCAACTACGCAGAAGCAATCAAGCTCAATGACCCGAGCTACCAACAGAAGGTTGCAAGTTCGCTCTACAGTGGCATTCTCTCATACTTTAGCGACCCGGACGGACGATTTGTAGAAGACTTGACAATTCCGGACGGCACGGCAGTGCTCCCAGGCAGCAATTTTATCAAGACCTGGAAAGTAATGAACACCGGCGGCGTGCCGTGGGACGGAGACTTTCGGTTGGTTTTCAAAGGCAGAAATCGGTTGGGAGGGCCTGTGAGCGTGCCATTGCCCTACCTCATGCCAGGACAGACCGGCGCAGTGAGTGTTGAGCTTCGGGCCCCAACGGTATGCGGCGACTGCATGGGAGTTTGGTCCATGCAAGGTCCCGGTGGAATGAACCTTGGTGACGATCTTTGGGTGAGCATCGGCTTGCGAGACAAGCTTCCCACTGACCCAGTGCCAAGAATTGAAGGTCCGGATGTGACGTACTTCAATCAAACAGGGCACAACATCTTTGGTGGGTTTCGCAGGTTCTTTGAGGCGTTCGGTGGAGTTGATGTCTTTGGCTTTCCCCGCACCGAAGAAATGACGGAAGAAGGCATGACGGTCCAGTATTTCCAGCGGGCACGGTTTGAGTATCATCCGAAATTCGCCGGTACCCCCTATGAAGTTCAGCTGACACTGCTCGGCAATGAAATCCGCAGAGGTGAACCTGCTGCCGAAACGGTGGCGCCGATGCCGACTACAGAGACCCAACAGTACTTCCCCGAGACAGGACACTCAGTTCACTTCGCCTTCCTAAAGTTTTTCCGCGAGAATGGCGGCATCTACATCTTTGGTTATCCCATTTCACAAGAAATTGTTGAGGATGGTCGAATCGTGCAGTATTTCCAACGTGCTCGCTTCGAATACCATCCACAACATGCCGGTACACGTTACGAAGTGCAGCTAGGACTCTTGGGCGACGCAATTCTTCGCCAAAGGGCATTGCTCTTCGACTGAGATCCCTGCCTTCGTGTATTCATCAAATTGAATGTACGTATATGTTGCCCACAAACATATACGCACCGATCCTTCCTCCATTTTTCCTGATGACAAGCCGCTCGTACGCCCGGGCGGCTTGTCATTTAACGGATACAGGCTTAAGGCGTACAATTCATGCTGTGATCAAACGCTGTCATCCAGCAGAGCCACCATTGGTTTCAATGGCGCAAACTTAGCAAGTATTTGGTGGGGAAGTGAGCATTGTGAAGTCCGACGGCTTCTTTTGGGAACACACGAAAAACGCGGATATTTTTGCCATATCTCATATGGCTGTGTATGATAAGGGTATGTGCGTTGATGCAGTTTAGTTGACACGGAGACACTCAAGCTGTAAGATGAGTTTAGTGAAGCATTCCTGTGGGAATAGATGAGGACACATTGGCATGGCCAAGCTGCCTGAAGAAGGACAACAGTTGAACGAGGACTCAGCACAGCAAAAACTTGTGCGCCTGCCAGTGGTAGTACTTACGGATTCCGTTGTGTTTCCACATATGACGGTGCCTTTGCGCCTGGAAGATGAGGCTGCATTCCGAGCAGTATCGGCGGCGACTGAGGGCGATCATAAAGTGCTGCTTCTCACGCCAGACAAGGAATTCAACCTTAAGCGACCGAAGCGTGAGCATGCCGGCACAGTGGGCACCATTGCCGGCGTAGGTCAGCTCATTCGACTCCCAGACGGCAAACATCAGGCGCTCTTCCAAGGCCAACAACGGGGCCGCTTGAACGACATTTGGAAGAAGAAGCACTTGATCGCTGAGGTCGAAGCTGTTGATGAGGTG
Coding sequences within:
- a CDS encoding Gfo/Idh/MocA family oxidoreductase, with the protein product MTYRVGLIGLEQHVERVFGAVDNDPEIVLAAVANAGEQAAALAGKYSADMHDDYHALLARDDIDVVASFQLPVHQGETVIAALEAGFPVLAEKPMVTSQQELDRVIAILQQNSSLHMGQLFSRRGNPVYRAVRDVVQSGQIGEVALAYALIAATERRGVRPEWFFDRRLSAGPVLDLLIHDIDIVRWITGREYQSVIGTEANIGRPDDAHYHNVGQVLFRMDGGVSAVMEHHRLVPPSLGRMDNRLKILGTEGQAEVTHDGRVWLYRWDDSQELTELPEQQDIFANFVRTACAGQKPIVSTQDAVQSMQATLCATEAGFTGTQQQVPPVPVLPGRTTRPV
- a CDS encoding sugar phosphate isomerase/epimerase is translated as MKYLVFSKRLEHLSLEEMAATITDLGLDGVELTVRSAGHNLPEAAAGTAGHVTPDRVRFDLPKAVEACRAHGLEVGWIATDVTSAESPFARDVFAVASDCGISQLKLGYHHYRGFGHLRQQLDEMRRDLESIEQLCLEYGMQAGVHVHAGYCLSAEAMQVERLLTDFNPAALGIYADFGHMGLEGAYGGWVQSLDLIADRLIMLSLKNVGLFGQTDPASGIVTWESKFVPLKEGITPYREALQYLKQIGYSGFASFHTEYQGAWSWRELSYAELIAQLQEDIAYVRQIAAEFDL
- a CDS encoding N-acetylmuramoyl-L-alanine amidase, with translation MRSICVSIFSTLLIFVFTALGIPSSFVQAAGPLAGKAIVIDPGHGGEDPGAVVNGFREKDVNIQIALKLKSLLESAGATTIYTRVDDSTLGTSANHRRSDLESRLQIANESNGDIFVSIHADSLADASRTGVVVFFGPESGYLYPHTRPPELIAQSRNLARRIRDNLQQITRADDRGVRSVPYYILGKINLPAVIAEVGTLTNYAEAIKLNDPSYQQKVASSLYSGILSYFSDPDGRFVEDLTIPDGTAVLPGSNFIKTWKVMNTGGVPWDGDFRLVFKGRNRLGGPVSVPLPYLMPGQTGAVSVELRAPTVCGDCMGVWSMQGPGGMNLGDDLWVSIGLRDKLPTDPVPRIEGPDVTYFNQTGHNIFGGFRRFFEAFGGVDVFGFPRTEEMTEEGMTVQYFQRARFEYHPKFAGTPYEVQLTLLGNEIRRGEPAAETVAPMPTTETQQYFPETGHSVHFAFLKFFRENGGIYIFGYPISQEIVEDGRIVQYFQRARFEYHPQHAGTRYEVQLGLLGDAILRQRALLFD
- a CDS encoding carboxypeptidase regulatory-like domain-containing protein, translating into MALSANRTRALVLSLLTVVGLILVLGFAGVLYDRIRGVPDYPSPEIEMSEEGDPVVSVLPSRAELGGTVFITGAHWPEGALIRLQLTYPNGDSAVTVGHTWADAFGTFRVPFVLPVDLPLLGENALVLQARGETPRGREIDLALPLQVTRTGWPLVVAVTAGNDEPLTGAHVTLYDAVGQLLAEAFTRDDGKATIPEVPLGSYIVGVRKIDFALVRAEVEVSRRETELPVTLRPSVGGRLFVGGIDNSLTLIDTASNLPIARLEDVSRTYSLVRSVDGRYLYSGRYGGAIVRFDAATGTEDESFEIKSDYVQPTFLVLRPRDENTMYGLMRFQGDNDDRIYRIVAIDMESKRVTSSATDIPSYGQLILTPDGSRLIHVGHLSKSITVLSTDPLAVLRTIDVKENPGRSVMAPDGARLFTTLIDSGVLAIVNIREGTVEQGATTSAGSVALALHPSAEYLYVLNGVLGYCQVLDPETLQVMDTFPVGQRPRTMALSSNGQYLYIAEESNPTIHVIDTTTYQQVDAIALSSRARTLEVPN
- a CDS encoding DUF6339 family protein translates to MANSFPVLRLTQEAYDTLRQEAENNPDTWLDPQADFDALLNNRGVTQPTEETGVFSDHPISLRPVADGPPNRADRQALDFYNSLFGMTPNTATDERIWAWMTHFRLHSYGLQRWRRQKNTKLTNYIRDHWFVSTQSSALWESNTASRTWWIAYTAVKAAEASGGAFTAQEALDDFAEYAGHYHRLMDYNFTRHPLVLAEIVRALLKEAQGIQADKGVYALTRRLNLLAGTQLLDTLPRELLRKHIVEHVEEVMTDPELVSDRTKLRNRKPFRSLSLGAGVQSTVLALMAERGEYGLPRPDVAIFADTGWEPPAVYEHLEWLKSQLSFEVITVRSGNIKDNILNGTSPDGNNYLGIPAFLVNPDGSSAIARRQCTSKYKIKPINRYLRERLQIPPNRRAPKNVQVELWMGISADEALRQKPSREEWATNRFPLVELGFSRAQLLNWFKQNYPDRYLPRSSCIGCPYHSNAEWKLLKENDPDSFQEAVFVDRALREVPVVRNAITKKGQAYLHRSRKPLSDIDFSTTEDYDNLMVQECEGLCGI
- a CDS encoding amidohydrolase family protein; amino-acid sequence: MIIDVHSHVKNDHEITVSLRKARRLGVILCINVLNAYDNYPPTLPTPEYIAACNDLTLKVASANPDCVIPMWYLNPYHPQEVQAELLRRVKAWDGHQGAKLWTGVKANDSRLECIYQVLAEHNLPVLQHTYMAVTGNMPGETNPFDMREAGLRHPDVPFFFGHSGSDMEYGAKAAQGVPNLFMDIGGGDATNGYTETLVEHAGADRVVYGSDLNAPRSFMSQLAKVYGAAISEEEKDLILWRNAYGIFSRQSVAWSQFDRHREAAGH